The following proteins are encoded in a genomic region of Arachis stenosperma cultivar V10309 chromosome 4, arast.V10309.gnm1.PFL2, whole genome shotgun sequence:
- the LOC130976050 gene encoding LOW QUALITY PROTEIN: serine/threonine-protein kinase WNK8-like (The sequence of the model RefSeq protein was modified relative to this genomic sequence to represent the inferred CDS: inserted 1 base in 1 codon) has translation MDSEGGVVEKDPTARYVRYDELLGKGAFKTVYKAFDEVDGIEVAWNQVNVEDVLQSPQQLERLYSEVHFLKSLKHENIIKFYNSWVNEKSRTINIITELFTSGSLRQYRKKHKNIDMKAMKNWLRQILRGLCYLHGHNPPIIHRDLKCDNIFVNGNTGRVKIGDLGLAVVMQQPLAQSVIGTPEFMAPELYEEQYNELVDIYSFGMCVLEMVTCEYPYSECRNPAQIYKKVTSGIKPAALAKVHDLKLREFIEKCLVPAAMRLPASELLKDPFLVAEIPKEINHDTLLQLTNPPISEPCPMETDSSSRHTSHGSSVSSIEETSLVSVFDLLQVTQKNEFRLRGEKTATSTISLTLRIADACGRARNIHFPFYTHSDTANSIAVEMVEHLELAKEDVTVIAELIQNMILKLMPNWKPSSHSSLNLSSEKDHLYKPSEELRSCGTSSCQWPSLSSVFDTKAIQDDSVRLHHDGENHYIQESVMSEISSEYGTTFALDSKSEEHDSFSMDGCCKGSNGLNTNSDAGFCAQDDNEQSEKSAGVINSQCSAFENFDVSSICSVALAGIDNSNELQLELEAIETQYHQCFRELVKMREDAIENAKRRXDYKEENISYVMH, from the exons ATGGATTCCGAGGGTGGCGTTGTGGAGAAAGATCCAACTGCGCGATATGTACGG TATGATGAATTGTTGGGGAAAGGAGCGTTCAAAACTGT ATATAAGGCGTTTGATGAAGTAGATGGAATAGAAGTGGCGTGGAACCAAGTCAACGTGGAGGATGTTTTGCAATCACCGCAACAATTGGAAAGATTGTACTCTGAGGTTCATTTCCTCAAGTCATTGAAGCACGAGAATATCATCAAATTCTACAATTCTTGGGTCAATGAAAAGTCCCGGACTATCAACATCATCACCGAGTTGTTTACCTCTGGCAGTTTGAGGCA ATATAGAAAGAAACACAAGAACATTGATATGAAAGCCATGAAGAATTGGTTGAGGCAGATTCTTCGAGGATTATGCTATCTGCATGGCCATAATCCGCCCATAATTCATAGGGATCTGAAATGTGATAACATCTTCGTCAACGGTAATACGGGACGTGTTAAGATTGGAGATCTTGGATTGGCAGTTGTGATGCAGCAGCCTCTTGCTCAGAGTGTTATAG GCACGCCGGAATTTATGGCACCGGAACTTTATGAAGAACAATATAATGAACTTGTTGACATATATTCTTTTGGCATGTGTGTGTTGGAAATGGTCACCTGTGAATACCCATATAGTGAATGTAGAAATCCGGCACAGATATATAAGAAAGTTACTTCT GGTATAAAGCCTGCCGCTCTGGCTAAAGTACATGATTTGAAATTGAGAGAATTTATTGAGAAGTGTCTAGTTCCAGCAGCTATGCGACTGCCGGCGTCTGAACTGTTGAAAGACCCATTCCTTGTTGCTGAAATCCCGAAGGAGATCAATCATGATACACTACTGCAGCTGACTAATCCGCCAATATCTGAGCCTTGTCCTATGGAGACAGACTCAAGCTCCAGGCATACTTCACATGGTTCCTCTGTGAGTAGTATTGAAGAAACTTCCTTAGTTTCAGTGTTCGATCTTCTGCAGGTGACTCAGAAAAACGAATTCCGGTTAAGAGGGGAGAAAACTGCCACCAGTACAATTTCACTTACCCTGCGAATTGCCGATGCATGCG GTCGAGCAAGGAATATCCATTTTCCGTTTTATACCCATTCTGACACGGCCAATTCAATTGCTGTGGAGATGGTTGAGCACCTGGAACTTGCGAAGGAGGATGTAACTGTGATTGCTGAGCTAATACAAAACATGATTCTGAAGCTCATGCCCAACTGGAAACCTTCCTCTCATTCCTCTCTCAACTTGTCATCTGAAAAAGATCACTTGTACAAGCCTTCGGAAGAACTTCGGAGCTGTGGAACATCAAGTTGCCAGTGGCCATCACTATCAAGTGTTTTTGATACAAAAGCAATTCAAGATGATTCTGTTCGCTTACATCATGATGGAGAAAATCATTATATACAAGAATCTGTTATGTCAGAGATTTCATCAGAGTATGGGACTACATTTGCTTTAGATTCGAAGAGTGAAGAGCATGATAGCTTTAGTATGGACGGATGCTGCAAAGGATCCAATGGCTTAAATACCAATTCAGATGCCGGGTTCTGTGCTCAAGATGATAATGAACAATCAGAGAAATCAGCAGGCGTTATCAATTCACAATGCAGTGCATTCGAAAACTTTGACGTGTCAAGTATATGTTCTGTTGCTCTAGCCGGCATAGATAATTCAAACGAGCTACAGCTGGAGCTTGAGGCAATAGAAACGCAGTATCACCAATGTTTTCGTGAGCTCGTGAAGATGAGGGAGGACGCCATAGAAAACGCCAAAAGGA TGGATTACAAGGAAGAAAATATCAGTTATGTGATGCACTAA
- the LOC130976049 gene encoding oligopeptide transporter 7-like has translation MEQPSNEITSPLLSGEQSSTEEEETFHENSAIEQVALTVPTTDDPSLPVLTFRMWVLGSLSCVLLSFLNQFFWYRTEPLSITAISAQIAVVPLGQLMASKITKRVFFKGKRWEFTLNPGPFNVKEHVLITIFANSGAGTVYAIHIVTAVKIFYRKHISFFVAFLVIISTQVLGFGWAGIYRRYLVEPAAMWWPANLVQVSLFRALHEKEQRTKGGLTRSQFFIIAFLCSFSYYVFPGYIFQMLTSLSWLCWLFPNNVLAQQLGSGLYGLGIGAIGFDWSTISAYLGSPLASPWFATANVAAGFVFVMYILTPLCYWFNAYNAKTYPIFSDELFTANGSIYNITAIIDSNFHLDIAAYERQGRLHLSTFFAMTYGVGFAALTATIVHVALFHGREIWEQSRSSFKEKKRDIHTKLMRRYKQVPEWWFVSILIVTIAATVFACEYYNEQLQLPWWGVFLACAIAIFFTLPIGIITAITNQTPGLNIITEYIIGYIYPGYPVANMCFKVYGYISMTQAITFLQDFKLGHYMKIPPRVMFMAQVVGTIIAALVYLTTAWWLMETIPDICQDTSSVWTCPGDTVFYDASVIWGLIGPKRIFGDQGIYSQINWFFLGGAIAPLLVWFAVRAFPQQEWIRLINMPVLIGATGMMPPATAVNYTSWIIVGFLSGFVVYRYKPEWWQRHNYVLSGALDAGLAFMGVLLYLCLGLEDISINWWGNELDGCPLARCPTAKVVYVSGCPILF, from the exons ATGGAGCAACCCTCCAACGAGATCACATCCCCTCTCC TCAGCGGGGAGCAATCCTCGACGGAAGAAGAAGAGACTTTTCATGAAAACTCAGCAATAGAACAAGTGGCGCTAACGGTGCCAACCACCGACGACCCTTCCCTCCCGGTTCTCACGTTCCGAATGTGGGTCCTTGGAAGCCTCTCCTGCGTGCTGCTATCATTCCTCAACCAATTCTTTTGGTACCGAACGGAACCCCTCAGCATCACGGCTATCTCGGCGCAGATAGCCGTGGTGCCGTTGGGCCAGCTCATGGCTTCCAAGATCACAAAGCGCGTCTTCTTCAAAGGGAAGCGCTGGGAATTCACCTTAAACCCTGGGCCCTTCAACGTGAAGGAGCACGTTCTCATCACTATCTTTGCCAACTCCGGTGCTGGCACTGTCTACGCCATTCATATTGTTACCGCTGTAAAAATCTTTTACCGCAAGCACATCTCCTTCTTTGTTGCCTTCCTTGTCATCATTTCCACCCAG GTATTAGGATTCGGATGGGCCGGCATATATAGGAGGTACCTTGTGGAGCCAGCAGCCATGTGGTGGCCAGCGAATTTAGTACAAGTTTCACTCTTCAG GGCACTGCATGAGAAGGAGCAACGAACCAAGGGAGGGTTAACCCGATCGCAATTCTTCATCATAGCTTTTCTATGCAGCTTCTCCTACTATGTTTTCCCAGGCTACATATTCCAAATGTTAACCTCTCTCTCTTGGCTATGCTGGCTATTTCCAAACAACGTGTTGGCCCAACAGCTCGGGTCAGGCCTTTACGGGCTCGGCATTGGTGCCATTGGATTTGACTGGTCTACTATTTCGGCCTACTTGGGAAGCCCACTTGCAAGCCCATGGTTTGCCACTGCCAATGTTGCCGCGGGATTTGTGTTTGTGATGTACATTCTGACTCCATTGTGTTATTGGTTCAATGCCTATAATGCCAAGACGTACCCTATTTTCTCCGACGAACTGTTCACAGCGAATGGATCAATTTACAACATCACAGCCATAATTGATTCCAATTTTCACTTGGACATAGCTGCTTACGAGCGACAAGGACGACTCCACCTCAGCACTTTCTTTGCCATGACTTATGGTGTGGGCTTTGCTGCACTAACTGCTACCATTGTGCATGTTGCTCTCTTCCACGGAAG AGAAATTTGGGAACAAAGCAGATCAAGTTttaaggaaaagaaaagggacATACACACCAAGCTTATGCGGAGGTACAAGCAGGTTCCAGAGTGGTGGTTTGTGTCCATACTCATTGTGACAATTGCTGCCACCGTCTTTGCTTGCGAGTACTACAATGAACAGCTACAACTGCCTTGGTGGGGTGTTTTCCTCGCATGTGCCATTGCAATCTTTTTCACTCTTCCAATTGGGATTATTACAGCAATCACAAATCAG ACGCCGGGGCTGAACATAATTACTGAGTACATCATAGGATATATCTACCCGGGATACCCAGTGGCTAACATGTGTTTCAAGGTTTATGGTTACATCAGCATGACACAAGCCATCACTTTCTTGCAAGACTTTAAGCTCGGTCACTACATGAAGATTCCTCCCAGAGTCATGTTCATGGCACAG GTCGTGGGAACAATCATCGCAGCTCTTGTGTATTTAACTACTGCATGGTGGTTAATGGAAACAATCCCAGACATATGTCAAGACACGTCCTCTGTTTGGACTTGTCCAGGCGACACAGTATTTTACGATGCTTCAGTGATTTGGGGTTTGATTGGTCCAAAAAGAATCTTTGGAGACCAAGGAATTTATTCTCAAATAAATTGGTTCTTTTTGGGTGGAGCCATTGCTCCTTTACTCGTATGGTTCGCTGTAAGGGCGTTCCCACAACAGGAGTGGATTAGGCTCATCAACATGCCTGTGTTGATAGGTGCCACGGGGATGATGCCGCCGGCAACGGCGGTGAACTACACAAGTTGGATCATTGTTGGATTTTTGTCCGGATTTGTTGTGTACAGGTACAAGCCAGAATGGTGGCAACGCCACAATTATGTGCTCTCTGGAGCCTTGGATGCAGGCCTTGCATTTATGGGAGTGCTTTTGTATCTTTGCTTAGGATTAGAGGACATTAGTATTAATTGGTGGGGCAACGAACTTGACGGTTGTCCGTTAGCTCGCTGTCCCACTGCAAAAGTTGTTTACGTCTCTGGTTGTCCGATTCTTTTTTAA